The following proteins come from a genomic window of Natronosalvus vescus:
- a CDS encoding cytochrome C oxidase subunit II: MSSPLKPPEGNWWDQAVNRRESIWLGLGVIWSLVLFGWMSIWTRTGDQNPIGETYRVTEAEFQEKMAAYKDAAEETEQGLVPDDTSVYMAGVRFAWDGAPVVLEADTQYDFHLSSYDVQHGFSLRPEATLSKQINLQILPGYEWVVPMTFDEPGTYHIICNEFCGEGHRSMHDTIIVTEAA; encoded by the coding sequence ATGTCTTCGCCACTCAAGCCCCCTGAAGGAAACTGGTGGGATCAGGCCGTCAACCGACGCGAATCAATCTGGCTCGGCCTGGGTGTCATCTGGTCGCTCGTCCTCTTTGGGTGGATGAGCATCTGGACACGCACTGGTGACCAGAACCCGATCGGTGAAACCTACCGCGTCACCGAGGCGGAGTTCCAGGAGAAGATGGCCGCCTACAAGGACGCTGCCGAGGAGACAGAGCAAGGGCTCGTTCCAGACGACACGAGCGTCTACATGGCCGGCGTCCGGTTCGCCTGGGACGGCGCGCCAGTCGTGCTCGAGGCGGACACTCAGTACGACTTCCACCTCAGTTCCTACGACGTCCAACACGGCTTCTCGCTCCGACCGGAGGCAACCCTGAGCAAGCAGATCAACCTGCAGATCCTCCCCGGCTACGAGTGGGTGGTTCCGATGACATTCGACGAACCCGGTACCTACCACATCATCTGTAACGAGTTCTGTGGCGAAGGCCACCGTTCGATGCACGATACGATCATCGTCACGGAGGCGGCCTGA
- a CDS encoding heavy metal translocating P-type ATPase produces MTACSLCDLPVPDPPVTRDGVDGTFCCQGCLEVSSALGDLEDVDAAAVRQRGEHSSSREVPDGAEEAFLSIDGMHCSTCEGFVSLLGEGNDGILTVEASYATDTIRVVYDPVQVTRAELPALVSGYGYEAREPDTEGTDRERDSDLVARLLVGGFLSMLIMPWYLFFLYPSYVGIETGILTVDATTPVGIYLPMGFVGVLTTIVLVYTGYPVLRGAYVSVRVGRPNMDLLVSIAALSAYAYSTVALAMGSTHLYYDVTVAVIMVVSLGTYYERTIKRRATSLLSSVTAGQSSEATRRTADGTETVSIDALEPGDSVVVRPGERIPIDGTIREGTAAVDESILTGESLPVTKGPGEEAIGGAIVTDSALVVEVGPEATSTIDRIATLLWEIQSSSPGVQRFADKLATIFVPFVLTLATVVTAWRLLAGVPPSEALLTGLTVLVVSCPCAMGLATPLAVASGLRDALERGIVVTNASVFESAPRIETLVFDKTGTLTSGEMTVLEVHGDETGLDAAASVERYSEHPVAEAICAYAEVGNASARADGGVTVLDDGDEGAGAEIERGAEPGEATPEEASLAEAVPTEAIPGTDDGPLVTEFERHPGAGISALVDGKPVTVGTPELLERCVGPIPDALERTIDEARSAGLLPVVVGHEGHICTVIVAGDRARDEWDDVLGAVDNHEIVVLTGDNAAATSQFTDHPAVDQVFAGVPPHGKVETIRRFTRDRRTAMVGDGTNDAPALAAADLGIAMGNGTARATDAADAVVTRSDLRDVGRVFGLAEGTRRRIRENVGWALLYNAIAIPLAAAGMINPLFAAVAMALSSIIVVTNSSRSVLSDDV; encoded by the coding sequence ATGACTGCGTGTTCGCTCTGTGACCTTCCAGTCCCTGACCCGCCGGTCACCAGGGACGGCGTCGACGGCACGTTCTGCTGTCAAGGGTGTCTCGAGGTGTCGAGCGCGCTGGGTGATCTCGAGGACGTCGACGCGGCAGCCGTCCGCCAGCGGGGTGAACACTCATCGTCGCGGGAGGTTCCGGATGGTGCCGAAGAAGCCTTCCTGTCCATCGACGGGATGCACTGTTCAACCTGTGAAGGGTTCGTCTCCCTCTTGGGCGAGGGCAACGACGGGATTCTCACCGTCGAGGCGAGCTACGCGACGGATACGATCCGCGTGGTCTACGATCCCGTGCAGGTCACGCGGGCCGAACTTCCTGCACTCGTCTCCGGCTACGGTTACGAGGCTCGCGAACCCGACACAGAAGGAACCGATCGGGAGCGAGACAGCGACCTCGTGGCACGATTGCTGGTCGGTGGCTTTCTCTCGATGCTCATCATGCCCTGGTACCTCTTCTTTCTCTACCCCAGCTACGTCGGCATCGAGACGGGGATTCTGACCGTCGACGCGACGACCCCCGTAGGCATCTACCTCCCGATGGGGTTCGTCGGCGTGCTCACGACCATCGTTCTGGTCTACACCGGCTATCCGGTGCTTCGCGGCGCGTACGTCAGCGTCCGCGTCGGCCGTCCGAACATGGATCTACTGGTGTCGATCGCCGCCCTCTCGGCGTACGCCTACAGTACGGTCGCACTCGCGATGGGGAGTACCCACCTCTACTACGACGTCACCGTTGCCGTGATCATGGTCGTTAGTCTGGGAACCTATTACGAGCGGACGATCAAACGCCGCGCGACGTCGCTACTCTCGAGCGTCACCGCCGGCCAGAGCAGCGAGGCCACTCGCCGAACGGCTGACGGCACCGAGACAGTGTCGATCGACGCACTCGAGCCGGGCGATTCGGTCGTCGTCCGACCAGGTGAACGGATCCCGATCGACGGGACGATCCGGGAGGGGACGGCGGCTGTCGACGAGTCTATCCTCACCGGGGAATCGCTTCCGGTGACGAAAGGGCCGGGCGAGGAGGCGATCGGCGGCGCAATCGTCACCGACAGCGCGCTCGTCGTCGAGGTCGGGCCGGAGGCGACGAGTACGATCGATCGGATCGCCACGCTGTTGTGGGAGATACAGAGCAGCTCACCGGGCGTCCAGCGATTCGCGGACAAACTGGCGACGATCTTCGTCCCATTCGTGCTCACGCTCGCGACCGTCGTCACCGCCTGGCGACTGCTCGCCGGCGTCCCGCCTTCGGAGGCGCTCCTGACCGGTCTCACCGTCCTCGTCGTCTCCTGTCCGTGTGCGATGGGACTCGCCACCCCGCTGGCCGTCGCCTCCGGACTTCGAGATGCCCTCGAGCGCGGCATCGTCGTCACCAACGCGTCGGTGTTCGAATCGGCCCCGCGCATCGAGACGCTCGTCTTCGACAAGACCGGGACGCTGACGTCCGGCGAGATGACCGTCCTCGAGGTTCACGGCGACGAGACCGGGCTCGACGCTGCAGCCTCAGTCGAACGCTACTCCGAACATCCCGTCGCCGAGGCAATTTGCGCGTACGCGGAGGTCGGAAACGCGAGTGCTCGAGCCGACGGCGGCGTTACAGTGCTCGACGACGGTGACGAAGGTGCTGGTGCCGAGATCGAGAGGGGAGCGGAACCTGGGGAAGCGACACCAGAGGAAGCGTCACTAGCGGAGGCGGTACCAACTGAAGCGATACCAGGGACGGATGACGGCCCGCTCGTCACCGAATTCGAACGTCACCCCGGAGCCGGCATCAGCGCGCTGGTTGATGGTAAACCCGTGACCGTCGGCACTCCGGAACTACTCGAGCGCTGCGTCGGCCCGATTCCGGACGCACTCGAGAGAACCATCGACGAGGCACGTTCGGCGGGACTGCTGCCGGTCGTCGTCGGCCACGAAGGTCACATCTGTACCGTCATCGTCGCCGGCGACCGGGCTCGAGACGAGTGGGACGACGTTCTCGGGGCCGTCGATAACCACGAAATCGTCGTCCTCACTGGCGACAACGCCGCGGCGACGAGCCAGTTTACCGACCACCCTGCTGTCGACCAGGTGTTCGCCGGCGTCCCACCTCATGGCAAAGTCGAGACGATTCGACGGTTCACTCGCGATCGGCGTACCGCGATGGTCGGCGACGGGACGAACGACGCGCCAGCGCTCGCAGCCGCCGATCTCGGCATCGCGATGGGGAACGGCACCGCTCGAGCGACCGACGCCGCGGACGCGGTCGTCACGCGCTCAGATCTCCGGGACGTGGGCCGGGTGTTTGGCCTCGCCGAGGGAACCCGGCGTCGAATCAGAGAGAACGTCGGCTGGGCGCTGCTGTACAACGCGATCGCGATCCCTCTCGCCGCAGCCGGGATGATCAACCCTCTCTTTGCAGCCGTCGCGATGGCTCTGAGTAGCATCATCGTCGTGACGAACTCGAGTCGATCGGTGCTCAGTGACGACGTGTGA
- a CDS encoding helix-turn-helix domain-containing protein translates to MGLTIRADIEIGTPGACPVASASAATDSAVGDVTRSSGRDDAGRVVEEFTVRTESAEKGSTSPPDSIGESTRIFAYDKGSVYRFDRDSGIKCACERIEAFGWPVSDVRAVDGALHVTCYISDTDSLKTLLGELREAFGEVNIRGLRRTGGDGCVAYERIDVAQLTDRQRDVLETAYEMGYFEYPRTANAGAVADELGITRSTFTEHLASAQRKLLTSLLE, encoded by the coding sequence ATGGGACTGACGATCAGAGCCGACATCGAGATCGGGACGCCGGGGGCGTGTCCGGTCGCCAGCGCGTCGGCAGCAACCGACTCGGCGGTGGGTGACGTCACCCGGTCGTCCGGACGGGATGATGCAGGACGAGTCGTCGAAGAGTTCACCGTCCGAACGGAATCGGCCGAAAAGGGGTCGACGTCTCCGCCCGATTCGATCGGCGAGAGTACACGGATTTTCGCGTACGACAAAGGCTCTGTCTACCGATTCGATCGGGATTCCGGTATCAAGTGTGCCTGTGAGCGCATCGAGGCGTTCGGCTGGCCGGTCTCCGACGTTCGAGCGGTCGATGGTGCGCTCCACGTGACGTGTTACATCTCCGATACTGACTCCCTCAAAACGCTTCTCGGAGAGCTACGCGAGGCGTTCGGCGAGGTCAACATCCGTGGATTGCGACGCACCGGTGGCGACGGCTGTGTGGCTTACGAACGGATCGACGTCGCCCAGCTCACCGACCGACAGCGAGACGTCCTCGAGACGGCCTACGAGATGGGCTACTTCGAGTATCCACGAACGGCCAACGCGGGAGCCGTGGCGGACGAACTCGGGATCACGCGCTCGACGTTCACCGAACACCTCGCATCCGCACAGCGGAAGCTGTTGACCTCGTTGCTCGAGTGA
- a CDS encoding TIGR04053 family radical SAM/SPASM domain-containing protein, translated as MPAPPGARQLDTSQRPFVLIWELTQACGLACDHCRADAQPHRHPEELTTVEGKRLLESASDFGDGQLVVLSGGDPLVRDDVVELIEYGTSLGLRMTITPSGTQSVTLDRIEEMADAGLRRMALSLDGASAEHHDAFRGESGSFEETIRAIEDAKAAGVPVQINTTVCRETVDELPAIASLIGNLGVVMWSVFFLVPVGRGRILEPLSPDEADDVMAWLGGVSETEPFGVKTTEAPQYRRVCLEHQQRDARGETRDGDHAAGLRRRSGIVAGDGFAFVSHTGEVYPSGFLPKSAGNVRERPVTAIYRNAPLFRSLRDREQLTGKCGACEYRTVCGGSRSRAYAYTGDPLSSDPLCPHVPAGYDGPLPWEETATAPEPPSEVSNAD; from the coding sequence ATGCCAGCACCACCCGGCGCTCGACAGCTCGACACGTCACAGCGACCGTTCGTCCTCATCTGGGAGCTAACCCAGGCTTGCGGCCTCGCCTGCGACCACTGCCGGGCGGACGCCCAGCCTCACCGCCACCCCGAAGAGCTGACGACGGTGGAGGGAAAACGCCTGCTCGAGAGCGCGAGCGACTTCGGGGACGGTCAACTCGTCGTCCTGTCGGGTGGTGATCCGCTCGTCCGCGACGACGTCGTCGAGTTGATCGAGTACGGTACCTCGCTGGGGCTTCGAATGACGATCACCCCCAGCGGCACGCAGTCGGTGACCCTCGATCGGATCGAGGAGATGGCCGACGCCGGCCTTCGTCGGATGGCACTCAGCCTCGACGGGGCGAGCGCGGAACACCACGACGCGTTCCGTGGCGAATCAGGCAGTTTCGAGGAGACGATCCGGGCCATCGAGGACGCCAAGGCCGCCGGGGTACCCGTCCAGATAAACACCACGGTCTGTCGAGAAACGGTCGACGAACTCCCCGCCATCGCGTCGTTGATCGGTAACCTCGGCGTCGTCATGTGGAGCGTTTTCTTCCTCGTTCCAGTCGGCCGAGGACGGATTCTCGAGCCCCTGTCGCCCGACGAGGCAGACGACGTCATGGCGTGGTTGGGGGGAGTCAGCGAGACCGAACCGTTCGGGGTGAAAACCACTGAAGCACCCCAGTATCGGCGGGTGTGTCTCGAGCACCAGCAACGTGACGCTAGGGGCGAGACTCGAGACGGCGATCACGCTGCCGGCCTTCGTCGACGAAGCGGCATCGTCGCGGGCGACGGGTTCGCGTTCGTCAGCCACACGGGAGAGGTGTATCCGTCCGGATTCCTGCCGAAGTCGGCAGGTAACGTGCGCGAACGGCCGGTTACAGCGATCTATCGAAACGCGCCGCTCTTTCGGTCGCTTCGCGATCGTGAGCAACTTACTGGGAAGTGCGGGGCCTGCGAGTACCGCACCGTCTGTGGCGGAAGCCGCTCTCGAGCGTACGCCTACACCGGTGATCCGCTCTCGAGCGACCCGCTCTGTCCACACGTGCCGGCGGGGTACGACGGCCCGCTTCCCTGGGAGGAGACCGCCACTGCACCGGAACCACCGTCGGAGGTGTCGAATGCTGATTAA
- a CDS encoding Htur_1727 family rSAM-partnered candidate RiPP has protein sequence MDERTRWSKVAGDRRGTPIPQWEVFQREQRTSPLQHVGSVTAYDADRAVDHATSLFGATAEDLWLCPADAIERYSTRPLSAVDEEFSDDGQTFSDEVRTGCTSSDSDAETTESTASETTEPTAFETSETMDSSEDEDA, from the coding sequence ATGGACGAACGCACACGCTGGTCGAAGGTAGCGGGTGACCGACGGGGAACGCCGATACCCCAGTGGGAAGTGTTTCAGCGAGAACAGCGGACGTCACCGTTGCAGCACGTCGGCAGCGTGACTGCCTACGATGCCGACAGGGCTGTCGACCACGCGACGAGTCTCTTCGGGGCGACCGCCGAAGATCTCTGGCTCTGTCCAGCCGACGCCATCGAACGGTACTCGACGCGGCCGCTGTCCGCTGTGGATGAAGAATTCAGTGACGACGGTCAGACTTTCAGTGACGAGGTTCGGACGGGCTGCACCTCGAGCGACAGTGACGCAGAGACGACCGAATCGACAGCTTCGGAGACCACAGAACCGACAGCTTTCGAGACGAGCGAAACGATGGATTCATCGGAGGATGAGGACGCGTGA
- a CDS encoding TIGR04347 family pseudo-SAM/SPASM protein, whose product MISISKLLCDLDAEGDGLRYDAAAASSKPQITTEKQRRPVVVWNTTRRCNLYCAHCYAAAETRPAAGEFSTAEARRFLEQLADYDVPVVLFSGGEPLVRQDLIELVAYAADLGLRPVLSTNGTLLTRERAVSLKEAGLQYAGISVDGLPDRNDEFRGQEGAFDAAVRGIEACLDVGLKTGLRYTITEANAPDLEGVVDLLADVGVDRFCFYHLDYGGRGAEITDIDLSPQAKREAVERLCDLTLEYHDRGEEIETLLVGNYADAGFLVEYAADRFGPEKAAAVYRHLERNGGDPTGERIADVDYEGNVHLTQFWQGYSLGNVRDRSFGEIWEDETNPLLASLRNREEHLTGRCGDCQYQSICRGGSRLRALATEDDLFAPDPQCYLEDDEVFGTAHQPVGAD is encoded by the coding sequence GTGATCTCGATCAGCAAACTCCTCTGTGATCTCGACGCCGAGGGGGACGGCCTTCGATACGACGCCGCCGCCGCCTCGAGCAAACCCCAGATCACGACCGAAAAACAGCGTCGGCCGGTGGTCGTCTGGAACACGACCCGTCGCTGTAACCTCTACTGCGCTCACTGTTACGCGGCCGCCGAGACACGACCCGCGGCAGGCGAGTTCTCCACGGCGGAAGCACGACGCTTCCTCGAGCAACTCGCCGACTACGACGTCCCGGTGGTACTCTTTTCGGGCGGCGAACCACTGGTTCGCCAGGATCTGATCGAACTCGTGGCGTACGCCGCCGACCTGGGCCTCCGACCCGTGCTCTCGACCAACGGCACGCTGCTCACGCGCGAGCGAGCTGTGTCCCTGAAAGAGGCCGGATTGCAATACGCGGGCATCTCAGTCGACGGCCTGCCCGACCGCAACGACGAGTTCAGGGGTCAGGAGGGCGCGTTCGACGCCGCCGTCCGCGGCATCGAGGCCTGCCTGGACGTCGGGCTCAAGACCGGGCTCCGGTACACGATCACCGAAGCGAACGCACCTGACCTCGAGGGCGTCGTCGACCTGCTCGCCGACGTCGGCGTCGACCGGTTCTGTTTTTACCACCTCGATTACGGCGGCCGCGGGGCCGAGATCACCGACATCGACCTGTCCCCGCAAGCCAAACGCGAAGCCGTCGAACGACTTTGTGATCTCACGCTCGAGTACCACGATCGGGGCGAGGAGATCGAAACTTTGCTCGTTGGTAACTACGCCGACGCGGGCTTTCTCGTCGAGTACGCCGCCGATCGGTTCGGCCCCGAGAAAGCCGCCGCGGTCTATCGACACCTCGAGCGAAACGGCGGCGACCCGACCGGTGAGCGAATCGCCGACGTCGACTACGAGGGGAACGTTCACCTCACGCAGTTCTGGCAGGGGTACAGCCTCGGCAACGTACGGGATCGATCCTTCGGGGAGATCTGGGAGGACGAAACGAACCCACTGCTCGCGTCGCTCCGTAATCGGGAGGAACACCTCACCGGGCGGTGTGGCGACTGTCAGTATCAGTCGATCTGTCGTGGCGGTTCGCGACTGCGCGCGCTGGCGACCGAGGACGATCTGTTCGCGCCCGATCCGCAGTGTTATCTCGAGGATGACGAGGTTTTCGGAACCGCCCACCAGCCGGTCGGTGCTGATTAG
- a CDS encoding enoyl-CoA hydratase/isomerase family protein has protein sequence MQIDDGDGVVRITFDRPEVMNAFSTDTAEAFADAITDVSLDEHHAVVLTGEGAAFSAGGDIQAMAERRETPQDAFDRITETFGRVVEEMLECPVPIVAQINGDAVGAGLAIAALSDFAYAAEDATFSCAFVRVGLIPDTGGTFLLPKLVGLRTAKDLAFTGRFFDAEEAANLDLINEAVPADDLEERVGETVDRLGRRPTETIALTKRAMHENLGRHWGEALDYENLLQVQAYTSDAHEEGVAAFLEGRQPEFE, from the coding sequence ATGCAAATCGATGATGGAGACGGCGTCGTCCGGATCACGTTCGATCGACCCGAGGTGATGAACGCGTTTAGCACGGACACTGCTGAAGCGTTCGCTGACGCTATTACGGACGTGTCACTCGATGAGCACCACGCGGTCGTCCTCACGGGCGAGGGGGCGGCGTTCAGTGCCGGCGGTGACATTCAGGCGATGGCCGAACGCAGGGAGACGCCACAGGACGCGTTCGACCGGATCACTGAAACGTTCGGGCGAGTCGTCGAGGAGATGCTCGAGTGCCCGGTACCGATCGTCGCCCAGATCAACGGCGATGCCGTCGGTGCAGGTCTTGCCATCGCCGCCCTCTCGGATTTTGCCTACGCCGCCGAGGACGCGACGTTCTCCTGCGCGTTCGTTCGCGTGGGATTGATTCCCGACACTGGCGGCACCTTCCTCCTCCCGAAGCTCGTCGGGCTCCGGACGGCGAAAGACCTCGCGTTCACGGGGCGGTTCTTCGACGCCGAGGAGGCCGCCAATCTCGATCTGATCAACGAGGCCGTCCCGGCGGACGACCTCGAGGAACGCGTCGGAGAAACCGTCGACCGCCTGGGTCGACGCCCAACCGAAACGATCGCGTTGACGAAACGGGCGATGCACGAGAACCTGGGTCGTCACTGGGGGGAAGCACTCGACTACGAGAACCTGCTACAGGTGCAGGCGTACACCTCTGATGCACACGAGGAGGGCGTTGCGGCGTTTCTCGAGGGACGACAGCCGGAGTTCGAATGA
- a CDS encoding aminoglycoside N(3)-acetyltransferase yields MSEKRAIEAVDEPVTVTSLVDDFQNLGIEAGDTLLVHSSLSALGWVCVDAQTVVDALMTVVTEEGTLVMPTHSTQYSDPSVWSNPPVPESWIETIRTQRPPYRPETTPTRGMGAIVEAFRTYPAVRRSAHPTLSFAAWGANAATIVDDHPLDNGLGEDSPLARVYNLDGSVLLLGVGHESNTSLHLAEYRAAIDQPATENVAPVLEDGERVVARYTDIETDTEDFPDLGVAFEAEDGADVRSGTVGAADATLLPQRPLVDFAVDWLEANR; encoded by the coding sequence ATGAGCGAAAAACGGGCGATCGAGGCAGTGGACGAACCAGTGACCGTCACCTCCCTCGTCGACGATTTTCAGAACCTCGGCATCGAAGCGGGCGACACGCTGCTCGTTCACTCCTCGTTGAGCGCGCTCGGCTGGGTCTGTGTCGACGCCCAGACGGTCGTCGATGCACTCATGACCGTCGTCACCGAGGAGGGAACCCTCGTCATGCCGACGCACTCCACGCAGTACAGCGATCCGTCGGTATGGTCGAACCCGCCGGTACCCGAGTCGTGGATCGAAACGATTCGAACACAGCGACCCCCGTATCGACCCGAGACGACGCCGACCCGCGGGATGGGTGCCATCGTCGAGGCCTTCCGCACGTACCCAGCTGTCAGGCGCAGCGCCCATCCGACCCTCTCGTTCGCGGCCTGGGGAGCGAACGCAGCGACGATCGTCGACGACCACCCCCTGGACAACGGTCTCGGCGAGGACTCCCCGCTCGCCCGAGTGTACAACCTCGACGGCTCCGTTCTCCTGCTCGGCGTGGGCCATGAGTCGAACACGTCGCTACACCTCGCCGAGTATCGGGCAGCGATCGACCAACCGGCGACCGAGAACGTGGCTCCAGTGCTCGAGGACGGCGAACGGGTCGTGGCCCGCTACACGGACATCGAAACGGACACCGAAGACTTCCCCGACCTTGGTGTGGCGTTCGAGGCTGAAGACGGCGCAGACGTACGGTCGGGAACCGTTGGGGCCGCCGACGCGACGCTCCTCCCGCAACGCCCGCTCGTCGATTTTGCGGTCGACTGGCTCGAGGCGAATCGGTGA
- a CDS encoding flavin reductase family protein has protein sequence MDVDGHVGSLYRVLSSAVVPRPIAWVSTRGHDGVDNLAPYSFFTVASVDPPVVLFAPVDGADGLKDTPRNVAETGEFVVNLVTDDLATAMNETSATLHAGESEFDHAGLERADSTVVTPPRVAEARVALECTRRELIDIGGSTLVLGDVRYVHMNEDVTTDRKIDVEKVDAVGRLAGSWYTKTTDRFSLERPP, from the coding sequence ATCGACGTCGACGGTCACGTGGGCTCCCTCTACCGTGTGCTCTCGAGCGCCGTCGTCCCCCGCCCAATTGCCTGGGTGAGCACCCGGGGACACGATGGCGTGGACAACCTCGCCCCGTACAGCTTCTTCACCGTCGCTTCGGTCGACCCACCCGTCGTCCTGTTCGCCCCCGTCGACGGCGCCGATGGGCTCAAGGATACCCCGCGAAACGTCGCTGAGACAGGCGAGTTCGTCGTCAACCTGGTCACCGACGACCTCGCGACGGCGATGAACGAAACCAGCGCCACGCTTCACGCCGGCGAAAGCGAGTTCGACCACGCTGGCCTCGAGCGCGCCGATTCGACGGTCGTTACTCCGCCTCGCGTGGCTGAGGCAAGGGTCGCTCTGGAGTGTACCCGTCGGGAACTAATCGACATCGGCGGATCGACGCTCGTCCTCGGGGACGTTCGGTACGTCCACATGAACGAAGACGTGACCACCGACAGGAAGATAGACGTCGAGAAGGTCGACGCAGTCGGTCGACTGGCAGGGAGCTGGTACACGAAGACGACCGATCGGTTCTCGCTCGAGCGGCCGCCATAG
- a CDS encoding VOC family protein: MPDSPPPTTGLHHVTNICTNMEETRSFYEDVLGFHTVKRTENYDDPGTLHYYFSPTPEGEPGTTITYFEYPNSRGSPGPGASHHFAMGVEDEDTLLEWREHLKDHGVRVSPVRDRTYFKSIYFTDPDGLVFELATMGPGFTVDEEVPGREFVDPRAAGDAGEANTGTQPGDQQ, translated from the coding sequence ATGCCCGACTCACCGCCGCCAACGACGGGACTGCACCACGTGACGAACATCTGTACGAACATGGAGGAGACCAGATCCTTCTACGAGGACGTCCTGGGGTTTCACACCGTCAAACGAACCGAGAACTACGACGACCCGGGCACGCTCCACTACTACTTCTCGCCGACGCCCGAGGGCGAACCCGGAACGACGATCACCTACTTCGAGTACCCGAACAGTCGCGGTAGCCCTGGACCGGGTGCCAGCCACCACTTCGCCATGGGCGTCGAAGACGAGGACACCCTGCTCGAGTGGCGTGAACACCTCAAGGATCACGGCGTTCGAGTCTCCCCGGTTCGCGATCGAACGTACTTCAAGAGCATCTACTTTACCGACCCCGACGGACTGGTGTTCGAACTGGCGACGATGGGGCCGGGGTTCACCGTCGACGAGGAGGTACCGGGGCGCGAGTTCGTCGATCCGCGGGCCGCAGGCGATGCTGGGGAAGCGAATACCGGCACCCAACCTGGTGACCAGCAGTGA
- a CDS encoding winged helix-turn-helix transcriptional regulator, giving the protein MSSDQSLETDQRAGTVTTDQDAGSLCPVVRSIEQIGSQWRLAVLHELQKDEHRFNELKRATGANARTLSRVLEDLGDLGFVDRRIEEDAPIATYYSLTPKGRSLEPVFDEIECWAGSWLEESSDDE; this is encoded by the coding sequence ATGTCATCGGATCAATCACTCGAGACCGACCAGCGCGCTGGCACAGTCACCACCGATCAGGACGCCGGCTCCCTCTGTCCGGTCGTCAGATCCATCGAACAGATCGGCTCCCAGTGGCGACTGGCCGTGCTCCACGAACTCCAGAAAGACGAACACCGGTTCAACGAGCTCAAGCGAGCGACGGGGGCGAACGCCCGAACGCTTTCGCGCGTCCTCGAGGATCTGGGTGACCTCGGGTTCGTCGACCGTCGCATCGAGGAGGACGCACCGATCGCGACCTACTACAGCCTGACGCCGAAAGGCCGTTCGCTCGAGCCGGTGTTCGACGAGATCGAGTGCTGGGCGGGGAGCTGGCTCGAGGAGTCCTCGGACGACGAATAG
- a CDS encoding UPF0179 family protein encodes MPTVTLLGTRLASPGTEFVYEGEADGCAGCPYRSQCLNLESGRAYMVTDVRENAQTLECAMHDDGVRAVEVEPTTVTANVPSKGAFSGSKASLSGPCPYVECPSHAYCEPDGIEFDREYRIQSILGDPPHETCHLDRSLEQVELDPTD; translated from the coding sequence ATGCCAACCGTGACCCTCCTCGGCACGCGCCTCGCCAGCCCCGGCACCGAGTTCGTCTACGAAGGCGAAGCCGACGGCTGTGCCGGCTGCCCCTACCGAAGCCAGTGTTTGAATCTCGAGTCCGGTCGAGCGTACATGGTAACCGATGTTCGCGAAAACGCCCAGACTCTCGAGTGTGCAATGCACGACGACGGGGTTCGGGCCGTGGAAGTCGAACCGACAACTGTCACGGCGAACGTACCGTCCAAGGGGGCGTTCAGTGGTAGCAAAGCCAGCCTCAGCGGGCCCTGCCCGTACGTCGAGTGCCCGAGTCACGCCTACTGTGAACCCGACGGGATCGAATTCGATCGGGAGTACCGCATCCAGTCGATTCTCGGCGACCCGCCCCACGAAACCTGTCACCTCGATCGGTCGCTCGAGCAGGTCGAACTCGATCCAACCGATTAA